A single region of the Mycoplasma mycoides subsp. mycoides SC str. PG1 genome encodes:
- a CDS encoding IS1634-like element ISMmy1 family transposase, translating to MAIPKDILKISRPSSTRVKTTSKEGIYNVIQRTSIRKNGKIIPVEKGVIGKIINGVFQSIEKQTYEVDIKSYGLFALNEKLNNHIFRELLNFYDFEDARKLYVIASLRTMFSDIKNEHLKHEYDTNFISEIYPKCALSSNTISSFLEKIGKSSSKMEDFMNKRLEEFSNHSIVIDGMLKNNTSETNIFSEMSRKSRTKDSQNLNLIYAYDINAQEPVASSVYPGNMLDYTAFRDFLRTYEIKNGFLILDKGFDDKECKNLMREKNIKYLIPIKINHTFKKFNLKSGFNFTFTYDDDTIRVKKIIINNKYYFCYKSTLTEMVEKKNFISRAHKKGAYDEIKLLERENLFGLIIFECNYDLDLKDIYVAYKKRWEIELLFKQFKNVLEQNEANVQGNYRLLATEFINFLSSIMLCRIKNHLLNSSVLDNRTISETFRYLSKIIKKRKSRKREEWDDVETLKYIKEMKSILKI from the coding sequence ATGGCCATTCCTAAAGACATATTAAAAATTTCAAGACCATCTAGTACTAGAGTAAAAACAACATCAAAAGAAGGTATTTATAATGTTATACAAAGAACATCAATAAGAAAAAATGGAAAAATTATTCCTGTTGAAAAAGGAGTAATTGGAAAGATTATTAATGGTGTTTTTCAAAGCATAGAAAAGCAAACATATGAAGTAGATATTAAATCATATGGTCTATTTGCACTAAATGAAAAATTAAACAATCATATCTTTAGAGAACTTTTAAATTTTTATGATTTTGAAGATGCTAGAAAATTATATGTTATAGCTTCTTTAAGAACTATGTTTTCAGATATTAAAAACGAACATTTAAAACATGAATATGATACAAATTTTATTTCTGAAATATACCCAAAATGTGCTTTATCTTCAAACACTATCTCAAGTTTTTTAGAGAAAATAGGTAAATCTAGTTCGAAGATGGAAGACTTTATGAATAAAAGATTAGAAGAGTTTTCAAACCACTCAATAGTTATTGATGGTATGTTGAAAAACAATACATCAGAAACTAACATTTTCTCTGAAATGTCTAGAAAGTCTAGAACTAAAGACTCTCAAAACTTAAACCTTATTTATGCTTATGATATTAATGCACAAGAACCTGTTGCTAGTTCTGTTTACCCAGGAAATATGCTAGATTACACTGCTTTTAGAGACTTTTTAAGAACTTATGAGATTAAAAATGGATTTTTAATTCTTGATAAAGGATTTGATGATAAAGAATGTAAAAACTTGATGAGAGAAAAAAATATTAAATATTTAATCCCTATAAAAATAAATCATACTTTTAAAAAGTTTAATTTAAAATCTGGATTTAATTTCACTTTCACTTATGATGACGACACAATAAGAGTAAAGAAAATTATCATCAACAACAAATATTATTTTTGTTATAAATCAACCCTAACTGAAATGGTAGAAAAGAAAAATTTCATAAGTCGTGCACATAAAAAAGGTGCGTATGATGAAATTAAATTACTAGAAAGAGAAAATCTTTTTGGATTAATAATTTTTGAGTGTAATTATGATTTGGACTTAAAAGATATTTATGTCGCGTATAAAAAGAGATGAGAAATTGAATTGCTTTTTAAACAGTTTAAAAATGTGCTTGAACAAAACGAAGCAAATGTTCAAGGAAACTATAGATTATTAGCAACTGAATTTATTAACTTTTTATCTTCAATTATGCTTTGCAGAATAAAAAACCACCTATTAAATAGTAGCGTTCTTGACAATAGAACAATTAGTGAAACTTTTAGATATTTATCAAAAATAATCAAGAAGAGAAAGTCTAGAAAAAGAGAAGAATGAGATGATGTTGAAACATTAAAATATATTAAAGAAATGAAGTCTATTTTAAAAATATAG